The Flavobacterium sp. 123 genome contains a region encoding:
- a CDS encoding arabinan endo-1,5-alpha-L-arabinosidase has product MKLHRKIQPLFLIILLVMTNSSWAQDITVHDPVMIKQNDTYYLYCTGQGISAFSSKDLKNWNPEPAIFKEKPTWVDSIVPDFKNHIWAPDVSFHNNTYYLYYSVSAFAKNTSAIALATNTTLNPKDPAYKWVDHGIVIQSIPNRDMWNAIDPNLTFDENNVPWLAFGSFWNGLKMVKLNPDLKSIAQPEEWHTIAKRKRTFELQDTDPGDAELEAPFVFRKNGYYYLFLSWDLCCRGENSTYKVVIGRSKNITGPYLDKDGKSLNEGGGTLLIQGDKNWYGAGHNSTYTFDGKDYIVFHAYEIKNNGRPKLEIKELQWDADLWPIVKPMN; this is encoded by the coding sequence ATGAAATTACATAGAAAAATTCAGCCCCTATTTCTTATAATCCTTCTGGTAATGACAAATTCGTCATGGGCACAAGATATTACCGTTCATGATCCTGTCATGATTAAACAAAATGATACGTACTATTTGTACTGCACAGGACAAGGCATTAGCGCTTTTAGTTCGAAAGACTTGAAAAACTGGAATCCAGAACCCGCTATTTTTAAAGAAAAACCTACTTGGGTTGACTCGATAGTTCCTGATTTCAAAAATCATATTTGGGCACCTGATGTTTCCTTTCACAACAACACCTATTATTTGTATTATTCTGTTTCTGCTTTCGCAAAAAATACTTCGGCGATTGCTTTGGCTACTAATACTACTTTAAATCCAAAAGACCCTGCTTACAAATGGGTAGATCACGGTATTGTAATCCAATCCATTCCTAACCGTGATATGTGGAATGCGATAGATCCAAATTTAACATTCGACGAAAATAATGTTCCTTGGTTAGCATTTGGCTCTTTTTGGAATGGTTTGAAAATGGTGAAACTAAACCCAGATTTAAAATCCATTGCTCAACCTGAAGAATGGCATACAATAGCTAAACGCAAAAGAACTTTCGAATTACAAGATACAGATCCGGGCGATGCGGAATTAGAAGCTCCATTTGTATTTAGAAAAAACGGCTATTATTACTTATTTCTTTCCTGGGATTTGTGTTGCCGAGGAGAAAACAGCACCTATAAAGTTGTTATTGGAAGATCAAAAAATATAACTGGGCCTTACTTGGATAAAGATGGAAAATCGCTGAATGAAGGCGGCGGAACTTTATTGATTCAAGGAGATAAAAACTGGTATGGCGCAGGTCACAACAGCACTTATACTTTTGATGGCAAAGATTATATCGTTTTTCATGCTTACGAAATCAAGAATAATGGAAGACCAAAATTAGAAATCAAAGAACTACAATGGGATGCCGACTTATGGCCTATTGTAAAACCAATGAATTAA
- a CDS encoding glycoside hydrolase family 43 protein, with product MKNIFLILFSVVLMSSCKAVKTNTVTASANEEKSGNSTPFNNPIIKDKYTGDPAALVYKDKVYLYAGHDEAPNDFNFYKMNEWLVYSSSDMVHWEEHPVPLKVTDFAWATSDAWASQVIERNGKFYWYVTVSHGAINGKAIGVGVSDSPTGPFKDALGKALITNDMTTQTKIDWDDIDPTVMIDDDGQAYLFWGNSVCHYAKLKANMIELDGPIQTISLPNFTEAPWIHKHNNWYYLSYAYQFPEKIAYAMSKSINGPWEYKGILNELAGNSNTNHQAIIEFKGKDYFIYHNGATQPNGGSFRRSVCVDRLYYNEDGTMKRVIMTSEGIQK from the coding sequence ATGAAAAATATTTTTTTAATTCTCTTTTCCGTTGTCTTGATGTCTTCTTGCAAAGCCGTAAAAACAAATACCGTTACGGCTTCCGCCAATGAAGAAAAAAGCGGCAATTCAACACCGTTCAACAACCCTATCATAAAAGATAAATATACTGGAGATCCAGCGGCTTTAGTTTACAAAGACAAAGTATATCTCTATGCAGGTCATGATGAAGCACCAAATGATTTCAACTTTTATAAAATGAATGAATGGTTGGTATATTCCTCATCGGATATGGTCCATTGGGAGGAACATCCTGTGCCGTTAAAAGTAACCGATTTTGCATGGGCAACTTCTGATGCTTGGGCTTCTCAGGTTATTGAACGTAACGGAAAATTTTATTGGTATGTAACCGTTTCACACGGGGCCATCAATGGAAAAGCTATTGGTGTTGGTGTTTCAGACAGTCCAACGGGTCCTTTTAAAGATGCCTTGGGAAAAGCACTTATCACTAATGATATGACTACCCAAACCAAAATTGACTGGGATGATATTGACCCAACAGTCATGATTGATGATGACGGACAAGCCTATCTTTTCTGGGGAAATTCTGTTTGCCATTATGCTAAATTAAAAGCAAACATGATTGAACTTGATGGACCAATACAAACCATTTCTTTGCCCAATTTTACCGAAGCACCTTGGATTCACAAACATAATAATTGGTATTATTTGTCATACGCCTATCAATTTCCTGAAAAAATTGCTTACGCTATGAGCAAATCAATCAATGGACCATGGGAATACAAAGGAATTTTAAATGAACTTGCTGGTAACTCAAACACAAATCATCAAGCTATTATTGAATTCAAAGGCAAAGATTATTTTATTTATCACAATGGTGCTACACAACCCAATGGTGGTAGTTTTAGAAGATCCGTTTGTGTGGACCGATTGTATTACAATGAAGATGGAACTATGAAACGAGTTATTATGACTTCAGAAGGCATTCAAAAATAA
- a CDS encoding arabinan endo-1,5-alpha-L-arabinosidase: MRNPRFLSKLVLFLTILLVVVSVSSCSSGGEPDPSPTPTPTPTPTPTPTPTFPGPTYPDNYSSIASWNSNSQWNLANVHDPSVEKCGEYYYMYQTDASYGNATDGHGHFFYRRSKDLVNWEFMGSAMTTAPAWVKDSLNNKRARMVPALPPIENPNYGFWAPCIRKVGNIYRMYYCIVVDNPIIGSTFDNTWGERAFIGLAETDDLASNTWTDKGMVVCSEPDGLKPYSFTGTRNWEDAYFKFNAIDPSFISTPEGEQYLIYGSWHSGIAALKLNPATGKPDKLETLSDYGTRIATRNATSRWQASEGPEIIYNPDTQYYYLFMAYDGLDVPYNTRVARSKNITGPYLGINGANVTNGADCWPMLTHPYAFNGHTGWVGISHCAVFQNPDTKQWYYSSQARLPKDVPGIAVSNAIMMGHVRAIKWTEDGWPVVDPERYGGVPETTISEASFIGTWEQITMNYQYAVIQKSVTIYLTADKKVSGGITGTWSYDSTSKTLTVNGNKCKVSDAWDWESATRKVTITYSGLTPAGLPVWGKKIN; the protein is encoded by the coding sequence ATGAGAAACCCAAGATTCCTTTCAAAATTAGTTTTATTTCTAACAATTCTGTTAGTAGTTGTGTCTGTTAGTAGTTGTTCTAGTGGTGGAGAACCTGATCCTTCACCTACTCCAACACCTACTCCAACGCCTACTCCAACTCCAACACCTACTTTTCCAGGGCCAACCTATCCTGACAATTATTCGTCAATAGCTTCTTGGAATAGTAATTCACAATGGAATTTGGCAAACGTACACGACCCTTCTGTTGAAAAATGTGGTGAGTATTATTACATGTACCAAACGGATGCTTCTTATGGAAATGCAACGGATGGACATGGGCACTTTTTTTACAGACGTTCAAAAGATCTTGTTAATTGGGAATTCATGGGATCGGCTATGACAACTGCACCTGCTTGGGTAAAAGATTCTTTAAACAATAAAAGAGCACGCATGGTACCCGCATTGCCTCCTATAGAAAATCCTAATTATGGATTTTGGGCTCCTTGTATTAGAAAAGTTGGAAATATATACAGAATGTATTACTGTATTGTGGTTGACAACCCTATAATCGGAAGTACTTTTGATAACACTTGGGGAGAAAGAGCCTTTATCGGTTTGGCAGAAACAGATGATTTAGCCTCTAATACATGGACAGACAAAGGAATGGTAGTTTGCTCAGAACCTGACGGATTAAAACCATATTCTTTTACAGGTACAAGAAATTGGGAGGATGCTTATTTCAAATTTAATGCTATTGACCCTAGCTTCATTAGCACTCCTGAGGGGGAGCAATATTTAATATATGGTTCTTGGCATTCCGGAATAGCAGCATTAAAATTAAACCCCGCTACTGGAAAACCTGATAAATTAGAAACACTTAGTGATTATGGAACCCGCATTGCCACTCGTAATGCTACAAGTCGTTGGCAAGCTTCCGAAGGACCAGAGATTATCTACAACCCTGATACGCAATATTACTATCTATTTATGGCGTATGATGGACTTGATGTTCCCTACAATACTCGTGTGGCGCGTTCGAAAAACATTACGGGTCCTTATTTAGGAATCAATGGTGCCAATGTTACTAATGGAGCCGATTGTTGGCCAATGCTAACACATCCTTATGCTTTTAACGGTCATACAGGCTGGGTTGGTATTTCACATTGTGCCGTTTTCCAAAATCCAGATACTAAACAATGGTATTATTCCTCTCAGGCGCGTTTGCCTAAGGATGTACCAGGAATTGCAGTTTCTAATGCTATTATGATGGGACATGTTCGCGCTATAAAATGGACAGAAGATGGTTGGCCAGTTGTAGATCCTGAAAGATATGGAGGCGTACCAGAAACTACAATTAGTGAAGCTTCATTTATTGGAACATGGGAACAAATTACCATGAATTATCAATATGCAGTTATTCAAAAATCAGTTACAATATACCTGACTGCCGACAAGAAAGTTAGCGGAGGAATTACGGGAACTTGGTCGTATGACAGCACGAGCAAAACGTTAACCGTAAATGGAAATAAATGCAAAGTAAGTGATGCTTGGGACTGGGAAAGTGCTACTCGCAAAGTTACCATTACCTATTCTGGACTTACTCCAGCTGGACTTCCGGTTTGGGGCAAAAAAATAAATTAA
- a CDS encoding alpha-N-arabinofuranosidase has product MKKALLILFIFTFCNQTIVAQKETTVLSIKNTANAPIINKNIYGHFAEHLGRSIYGGFFVGDTSKIPNTNGVRNDIVDALKKLKIPNLRWPGGCFADTYHWKDGIGPKENRPTIVNQWWGGTTEDNSFGTHDFLNLCELLGAEPYLSGNVGSGTVQELADWVQYANFGGKSPMSDLRKKNGKAEPWKVKIWGIGNEAWGCGGNMKPEYYAGEYRKYATFMSDWENTGGLMRIASGASDADYNWTETLMKNIPGNMLGGVAMHHYSVIEWNKKGDGVDFTEDQYFATMKEALKMDELITNHAAIMDKYDPEQKIALVVDEWGGWYDVEKGTNPGFLYQQNTMRDAVLAGATLNIFNNHANRLRMANLAQCVNVLQAVILTDKAKMILTPTYHIMQMYSVHQDAQLLPLTINSPLYTYNGKTLPALSASASKDKSGLVHVSLVNIDSKKENKIEIDIKELGVKNVTATILTSQKLQDHNSFDNPSKIKPAVYKGFEIKKGKLEITIPAFSVVVLEAK; this is encoded by the coding sequence ATGAAAAAAGCACTATTAATCTTATTTATTTTTACTTTTTGTAATCAAACTATTGTTGCACAAAAAGAAACAACAGTACTTTCTATAAAGAATACTGCAAACGCCCCTATTATTAATAAAAATATCTACGGACATTTTGCTGAACACTTAGGAAGGTCTATTTATGGTGGTTTTTTTGTTGGAGACACTTCAAAAATACCTAATACAAATGGCGTGCGTAACGACATTGTTGACGCGCTTAAAAAATTAAAAATTCCAAATTTAAGATGGCCAGGTGGTTGTTTTGCAGACACCTATCACTGGAAAGATGGTATTGGTCCAAAAGAAAATAGACCAACAATAGTAAATCAATGGTGGGGAGGAACTACTGAAGACAATAGTTTTGGAACCCATGATTTCTTAAACCTATGTGAATTACTTGGAGCAGAACCATACCTTTCTGGAAATGTAGGTAGTGGTACTGTACAAGAACTTGCTGACTGGGTACAATACGCCAACTTTGGAGGTAAAAGCCCAATGAGCGACCTACGTAAAAAAAACGGAAAAGCGGAGCCTTGGAAAGTAAAAATCTGGGGAATCGGCAATGAAGCTTGGGGTTGCGGTGGTAATATGAAACCAGAATATTATGCTGGTGAATATAGAAAGTATGCCACATTCATGTCTGATTGGGAAAACACAGGTGGATTAATGCGTATTGCTTCTGGAGCAAGTGACGCAGACTATAATTGGACCGAAACATTAATGAAAAACATTCCTGGAAATATGCTTGGTGGTGTTGCTATGCACCATTACTCAGTAATAGAATGGAACAAAAAAGGAGATGGTGTAGATTTTACCGAAGATCAATATTTTGCTACAATGAAAGAAGCGCTGAAAATGGATGAGCTTATAACCAATCACGCTGCGATTATGGACAAATATGATCCTGAACAAAAAATTGCTTTAGTTGTTGATGAATGGGGAGGTTGGTACGATGTAGAAAAAGGAACTAATCCTGGATTTTTATACCAACAAAATACTATGAGAGATGCCGTTTTAGCTGGTGCAACTCTTAATATTTTTAATAATCATGCTAATAGGCTACGTATGGCGAATCTAGCACAATGTGTTAATGTTTTGCAAGCTGTTATTCTTACTGACAAAGCAAAAATGATTTTAACGCCTACTTATCACATTATGCAAATGTACAGCGTACATCAAGACGCTCAATTATTGCCTTTGACAATTAATTCTCCTTTATATACCTATAACGGAAAAACATTACCTGCTTTATCTGCTTCGGCATCAAAAGATAAAAGTGGATTAGTTCATGTTTCCTTAGTAAACATTGACTCTAAAAAAGAAAATAAGATCGAAATTGACATAAAAGAACTTGGTGTTAAAAATGTTACAGCTACTATCTTAACATCTCAAAAACTACAAGATCACAATTCATTTGACAATCCATCAAAAATCAAACCTGCAGTTTACAAAGGTTTTGAAATAAAAAAAGGGAAATTAGAGATCACAATCCCTGCATTTTCTGTTGTAGTTTTAGAAGCTAAATAA
- a CDS encoding RagB/SusD family nutrient uptake outer membrane protein, translating to MKYKIFNYLTVFFSLSVVLTSCVNNEDLVQVDPNQDAVDSFWKTDQDAIEGVNAAYGSLLTDGTYMRSTPLLLDLKGDDTRSNSPWDAMYNVGRFNSNVSNAAIYGWAFETYYQGIYRANQVLTNVPNIEMEDAGLKNRILGQAYFLRGLYLFHAVNMFKNVPLPTEITVYNPQKTQEEGWAQVIADFKAAAELLPASYTNITGLDANQKGRATKGAALGYLGKAYLFTKDFANAKVAFKQVIDLGVYSLVSNYRDNFTDTNENNSESLFEVQFSRSAGGVDLGWGGAPASGWGKTSARAITYAPRAFGWTDVQPTWTLFNEFHDELTTTGDVDPRLDATMFYNKPGGMQLYGQNFASFYAANPGDLNDLFCRKYENSDGNYANEFDWRSGINERLLRYSDILLMYAECLNETGDTPGAYTYIQMVRDRVGLPNLATAKPGLTQEGMREQIGHERFLEFPLEGHRFDDIRRWGWLENPTKLAWLKTRDVEFNSYAAGREFFPIPQLEMDNNPGTVQNPGY from the coding sequence ATGAAATATAAAATATTTAATTATCTAACTGTTTTCTTCTCACTCTCTGTTGTACTTACGAGTTGTGTTAATAATGAAGATTTAGTTCAAGTTGATCCTAATCAAGACGCAGTGGATTCATTCTGGAAAACAGATCAAGACGCCATCGAAGGTGTGAATGCAGCATATGGAAGTTTACTTACTGATGGTACGTACATGAGAAGTACTCCATTATTATTAGACTTAAAAGGAGACGACACTAGAAGTAACAGCCCTTGGGATGCCATGTACAATGTGGGACGTTTTAACTCAAATGTTTCTAATGCGGCTATTTATGGTTGGGCTTTTGAAACATATTACCAAGGTATTTACCGTGCTAATCAAGTTTTAACAAATGTTCCTAACATAGAAATGGAAGATGCTGGACTTAAAAACAGAATCTTAGGACAAGCTTATTTCTTAAGAGGTTTGTATTTATTCCATGCAGTAAACATGTTCAAAAATGTGCCATTACCTACAGAAATCACTGTATATAATCCACAAAAAACTCAAGAAGAAGGTTGGGCTCAAGTTATTGCTGATTTTAAAGCAGCAGCCGAATTACTTCCTGCTTCTTATACAAATATTACAGGTTTAGATGCAAACCAAAAAGGAAGAGCTACAAAAGGAGCCGCTTTAGGATATTTAGGTAAAGCGTACTTATTTACTAAAGATTTTGCAAATGCAAAAGTAGCATTCAAACAAGTTATTGATTTAGGCGTTTACTCTTTAGTGTCTAATTACCGTGATAATTTTACGGATACAAATGAAAACAATTCAGAGTCTCTATTTGAAGTTCAATTCAGTAGAAGTGCTGGCGGTGTTGACTTAGGTTGGGGTGGTGCTCCGGCTTCTGGTTGGGGGAAAACTTCAGCAAGAGCAATTACTTATGCGCCAAGAGCTTTTGGATGGACAGACGTTCAACCAACATGGACTTTATTTAATGAATTTCATGATGAGTTAACAACAACTGGTGACGTAGATCCTCGTTTAGATGCTACTATGTTCTACAATAAACCTGGAGGAATGCAACTTTACGGACAAAATTTCGCTTCATTCTATGCTGCTAACCCAGGAGATTTAAATGATTTATTTTGTAGAAAATATGAAAACTCTGATGGTAACTATGCGAATGAGTTTGACTGGCGTTCTGGTATAAACGAGCGTTTATTAAGATATTCTGATATCTTGTTAATGTATGCTGAATGTTTAAACGAAACAGGTGATACACCAGGTGCTTATACTTATATCCAAATGGTTAGAGATCGCGTAGGTTTGCCTAACTTAGCTACAGCAAAACCAGGCTTAACTCAAGAAGGCATGAGAGAGCAAATAGGTCATGAAAGATTCTTAGAATTCCCTCTTGAAGGACATCGTTTTGATGATATTCGCAGATGGGGATGGTTAGAAAACCCAACAAAATTGGCTTGGTTAAAAACTAGAGATGTGGAGTTTAACTCTTATGCAGCTGGACGTGAATTTTTCCCAATCCCACAATTAGAAATGGACAATAACCCTGGAACAGTTCAAAATCCAGGTTATTAA
- a CDS encoding TonB-dependent receptor, protein MKTNHRLFLYCNFLLPKKEWLLALVVMLISSYSVFAQNNKTITGIVTSAKDAMPLPGVNVLVKGTNNVTVTGLDGDYSIKASSGDVLVFSYVGSANQEVQVGNQTKINISLKDDLTALDEVVVVGYGTQKKSDLTGSISVVNMDNAKKTVTYDAAKMLQGQVPGVTVQSSGEPGGFVNIKIRGINSFSNNNPLFVIDGMIVDSPYDFATGEIESMQVLKDASSAAIYGVRGANGVIIITTKKGKAGKFDIKYKSLFGVQNVAKKWSLTDRVGYQNITSAAEANAGLTIAPGNDASNPLFINNVDTNWQNAAFETGVIQNHSLTFSGGAENLGYNMNIDYFKNSGYINSPQNYERLSTTLNLTGKKGNFKYGSKIGFTQSDKENFNEYNAGESPISDLLGAIPTMPVYDANRLGGYGGTTNLTQRAISMNVIGYNNLITNNGKRNRFIGDIWGEYEIVPGLKYKLDASYDRLDWQNRKFVPPSDLGWYYITTNDEASLDVSTGSQSRTFLNNLLTYSLNIDKHKIDALAGWVQERSDNYNHWSRGVGYLPGEISHLEYADAKSAGEYENTITGASYLSRINYAYDDRYLFTANFRQDKTSLFSQKFNKGNFYSFSGAWKISNEKFIHLPEWVSNVKLRGGYGILGNNTIPTYFFATTINSFAGYDFNNALAPGTTVVSALDPNVHWEETQTSNVALEVGLFNNDLQLSAEYYVKKSTDLLIGVPLPFSTGAFPASVTTNAGAVRNNGLELAATYNNNKNAFKYSISANVGTLKNKVLQIGLDGNPIYGAASKTEVGRSIGEIYAYETDGIFQNAGEIAAAPTQTNAGIGDIRFKDINGDGKISDLDRTYQGVTIPKYSYGLNFNSSYKNWNFSMFWQGSGGNKVFNAMYRNLMGGQYGNHSTDMLDYWTPTNTDTNVPRPIIGDPNANGRDSNRFVESGDYIKLQTMEIGYEIPVSEKSFIQKARVYVNGQNLLIISKYKGYDPDFNSNDGLFSRGYDGGSFPNPRTFSLGLEVNF, encoded by the coding sequence ATGAAAACAAACCACCGATTATTTCTTTATTGCAATTTTTTATTGCCAAAAAAAGAATGGCTACTAGCATTAGTAGTTATGCTAATTTCCTCTTACAGTGTATTTGCCCAAAATAACAAGACTATTACAGGTATTGTTACTTCAGCTAAAGATGCAATGCCTTTACCTGGTGTAAATGTTTTAGTAAAAGGAACAAATAATGTAACTGTAACTGGTTTAGATGGTGATTATTCAATAAAAGCTTCTTCTGGAGACGTACTTGTTTTTTCGTATGTTGGTTCAGCTAATCAAGAAGTTCAAGTTGGAAACCAAACTAAAATCAATATTTCATTAAAAGACGACTTAACTGCGCTTGACGAAGTTGTTGTTGTGGGATATGGTACGCAAAAGAAATCAGACCTTACTGGTTCGATAAGTGTTGTAAATATGGACAATGCTAAAAAGACCGTAACTTATGATGCTGCAAAAATGTTACAAGGACAAGTTCCTGGTGTAACAGTACAATCATCTGGAGAGCCTGGTGGATTTGTTAATATCAAAATTAGAGGTATCAACTCATTCAGTAACAACAATCCTTTATTTGTAATTGACGGAATGATTGTGGACAGCCCTTATGATTTTGCTACTGGTGAAATCGAGTCTATGCAAGTATTAAAAGATGCCTCTTCTGCAGCTATTTATGGAGTTCGTGGTGCAAATGGTGTAATCATTATTACTACTAAAAAAGGAAAAGCTGGTAAATTTGATATCAAATACAAATCGCTTTTTGGAGTTCAAAATGTAGCTAAAAAATGGTCTCTTACCGATAGAGTTGGATACCAAAATATTACAAGTGCAGCTGAAGCAAATGCTGGATTAACTATAGCTCCTGGTAATGATGCTTCTAATCCGCTTTTTATCAATAATGTAGATACGAATTGGCAAAATGCTGCTTTCGAAACTGGTGTAATACAAAACCATTCGTTAACATTTAGTGGTGGAGCTGAAAATTTAGGCTACAACATGAATATTGATTATTTCAAAAACAGTGGCTATATTAATTCGCCTCAAAATTATGAAAGACTTTCTACTACCTTAAATTTAACAGGTAAAAAAGGAAACTTTAAATATGGTTCTAAAATAGGATTTACTCAATCTGACAAAGAGAACTTTAATGAATATAATGCGGGTGAATCACCGATAAGTGATTTATTAGGTGCAATTCCTACAATGCCTGTATACGATGCGAACAGATTAGGTGGATACGGAGGAACAACTAACTTAACGCAAAGAGCTATTTCAATGAACGTTATTGGATATAACAACTTAATAACTAACAACGGAAAAAGAAATCGTTTTATTGGTGATATCTGGGGTGAATATGAAATTGTACCAGGTTTAAAATACAAATTAGACGCAAGTTATGACCGTTTAGATTGGCAAAACAGAAAATTTGTACCGCCAAGTGATTTAGGATGGTACTATATTACTACTAATGACGAAGCTTCATTAGACGTATCTACTGGAAGTCAATCAAGAACTTTCCTTAATAACTTATTGACTTACTCATTAAATATTGATAAACATAAAATTGATGCTTTAGCTGGTTGGGTACAAGAAAGAAGTGATAATTACAACCACTGGTCTAGAGGTGTTGGTTACCTACCAGGAGAAATCAGCCACTTAGAATATGCTGATGCTAAGAGTGCTGGAGAATATGAAAACACAATTACTGGTGCATCTTATTTGAGCAGAATTAATTACGCTTATGATGATCGTTACTTGTTTACTGCTAACTTTAGACAAGATAAAACGTCTCTTTTTAGCCAAAAATTTAATAAGGGTAATTTTTATTCCTTTTCAGGTGCTTGGAAAATTAGCAATGAAAAATTCATTCACTTACCAGAATGGGTAAGCAATGTTAAGCTTAGAGGTGGTTATGGAATATTAGGAAATAACACTATACCAACTTACTTTTTTGCAACTACAATTAATAGTTTCGCTGGTTATGATTTCAATAATGCTCTTGCTCCAGGAACAACTGTGGTTAGTGCTTTAGATCCAAATGTACACTGGGAAGAAACTCAAACAAGCAACGTAGCTCTTGAGGTAGGATTGTTTAATAATGACTTGCAATTATCTGCAGAGTATTATGTAAAAAAATCTACAGACCTTTTAATTGGAGTTCCACTTCCATTTTCAACAGGTGCTTTCCCTGCTAGTGTAACTACTAATGCTGGTGCTGTTAGAAATAATGGTTTAGAGTTAGCAGCTACTTATAACAATAACAAAAATGCATTCAAGTATAGTATTTCTGCAAACGTTGGAACATTGAAAAACAAAGTATTGCAAATTGGACTTGACGGAAACCCAATCTATGGTGCAGCTTCAAAAACAGAAGTTGGAAGATCAATAGGTGAAATTTACGCTTACGAAACAGATGGTATTTTCCAAAATGCTGGAGAAATTGCTGCAGCTCCTACACAAACAAACGCTGGAATTGGAGATATCAGATTCAAAGACATCAACGGTGATGGTAAAATTAGTGATCTTGACAGAACGTATCAAGGAGTTACAATACCTAAATATAGCTACGGTTTAAACTTCAATAGTTCATACAAAAACTGGAATTTCTCTATGTTTTGGCAAGGAAGTGGCGGAAACAAAGTATTCAATGCAATGTACCGTAACTTAATGGGTGGACAATATGGAAACCACAGTACAGATATGCTTGATTACTGGACACCTACAAATACTGATACAAATGTTCCTCGCCCTATCATTGGTGATCCTAATGCAAACGGAAGAGATTCTAATAGATTTGTTGAAAGTGGTGATTACATAAAACTTCAAACAATGGAAATTGGATATGAAATCCCAGTTTCAGAAAAAAGTTTTATTCAAAAAGCGAGAGTATATGTAAATGGTCAAAACCTTTTAATAATCAGCAAATACAAAGGTTACGATCCTGATTTTAACAGCAATGACGGATTATTCTCTAGAGGATATGACGGTGGTTCATTCCCAAATCCTAGAACTTTCTCTTTAGGACTTGAAGTGAATTTCTAA
- a CDS encoding NUDIX domain-containing protein yields MLNNYSSADKVLLAVDCIIFGFDNEGLKILLIKRDFEPEKGKWSLIGGFLKKEEVLDTAAIRILNRYTGLQDIYMEQLYTYSEIDRDPVERTISVAYYALINIENHNAELIKNYHAQWFSVPDAPKLIFDHNSMLDHAIRRLRYRTSIKPVGFELLPEKFTMRQLLELYEAILSKELDKRNFISKINSLDILIKLDEKDMLSSRKGSYLYTFDKEKYDAKLLNDFVLNL; encoded by the coding sequence ATGTTAAATAATTATAGTTCGGCAGATAAAGTTTTATTGGCTGTAGATTGTATCATTTTTGGTTTTGATAATGAAGGATTAAAAATTCTTTTGATTAAAAGGGATTTTGAACCTGAAAAAGGGAAGTGGTCTTTGATAGGAGGATTTCTTAAAAAAGAAGAGGTATTAGATACTGCCGCAATTAGGATTTTGAATCGATACACCGGTCTTCAAGATATTTATATGGAACAATTATATACGTATAGTGAAATAGATCGTGATCCAGTTGAAAGAACAATTTCGGTTGCTTATTACGCATTAATTAATATTGAAAATCATAATGCGGAATTAATTAAAAATTATCACGCACAATGGTTTAGTGTTCCAGATGCACCAAAATTAATTTTTGACCACAACAGCATGTTGGATCATGCCATCAGAAGATTGCGTTATAGAACTTCTATTAAACCTGTTGGTTTTGAACTTTTGCCTGAAAAATTTACAATGCGTCAATTACTAGAATTGTATGAAGCTATATTGAGTAAAGAATTAGACAAACGAAATTTTATAAGTAAAATAAATTCTCTAGATATTTTAATAAAACTAGACGAAAAAGACATGTTGTCCTCTAGAAAAGGGTCTTATCTGTATACGTTTGACAAAGAAAAATACGATGCAAAATTGTTGAATGATTTTGTTTTGAACTTATAG